CTACAGACTTCCTCAAGAGGCGCGGGGTTCTCGACGCGACGTGGTCAGCGGTGCAGTATGTTGCGGATAAAGTCAGGGAGAAGATACTTGAGATCAACATCCGGCACGGTTCAAGCGTCAAGGTCGAGAACTTGATGGACCCGCAGAGAGTTTTCACCGCACCTCTAAGCCTGCACAGGCAGCTCGACTCCGCTTGCATCGCGTTGAAGCCAGAGAACCTGGACTCGTTCGAGCCCGGGTGGGCGGACCCCAGAAGCCCAAAGCACGAGCCTGCTTGGAGGCGGCACGTGGAGGGCGAGGCTGAGAGCCTAGCTGAAGTGGCTCTGAGAGAGGTTGGCGGCTACCTGGGCCGGGGCAGGCGGCTCCAGGCTAGGTGGAGGCTCCTCGAGGAGAAGTTCTGGCAGGAACCGCTACCCGAGCGCGAGCCCGCGCCCGTGCTCGGAGATCTCGAAGTTAAGCCGAACATGTCTCCTGGGCCGCTGGAGGGCAGGGACTTGAGAGGCGATCCCTTCAAGGCGGTGCGCTTCCTTGAGGATGTTCTGGGGCACTTATCTCTCGGGAGAATAAGCAGGGAGAGAGCTTTCTCGCTGCTAAAAGCTACCGCTGAGGTTACGATCAAGGCTCAGGGTTACCGAGAGGAGGATGTGAGAAAGCTGGCTGAGCTGTACGGGAGAGTGCTGGAAAAGTTAAAAGAAAGTTAGAGAAAGAAAGAGTAGCGGAGTTTTACTCTCCCCAGAACTCCTCGAATGTCGTTCGGGTCCTGTAGCCGGCTAGCGCGCCTCCAAGGTACTTCTCTAAAGCGACGTTCACGTGGTGCCCGATGTCGCCCATCTCGGCTAGCTTTGTGTAGAGGTCTTCGTAGATCTGTAGCCGCACTTCCACTAGCTTTCTGTCAAGGCCCATTTTGATCAAAGACCGCACAACTAACCTTTTATTAAGGGTTTCCCCTGACAGTTCTTTACTATAGGGCGACGTAAAGCTTTACGTAAGGCAAAAATGGTGTTCGCCGCCTCTGCTCTCGGCTTAGAGGTTTTTTATCCATTTTCCGCCAGTGTAAAGGTAAATATTACCTTTAAGAAGCGATTTTTCAGTAAAATTTCCATCAAGGTGCCAGGTTCCCGTTCGCTGCTTCTACCTTGCTGGAAAAAGTTTCTTTGCCCGGATGAGGATTAGCTATTTATCCGCTCTGAGCGTTGCTAGACGTGGGTCTTGCCTTCCAAGTTGAAGAAGTTGGCTGCTGAGAAGGGTTCCAGAGTAATCCTCGCGCTAGACTACTACCCTCCGGGGAAGGACCCTCTAGACTTCTGGAGCCAGCTGCTAGACAGCGTAGACGACCTGCTCGCTGGCGTGAAGCTGGGGCTGCCCGCGCTCTTGTCTGTAGGGCCTGAAGGGCTGCGCGAGCTTGTGGAGAGCTTCAGCGACAGCAACTACTTCATCGCGGACTTCAAGTTAGCTGACATCGAGGATGTTGTGCGCACAGCCGCTCAGAGGATACTGAGGCTAGGCTTCGACGGGGCGATCGTGCATCTCTTCCCGATGTGCTACAGCAGGCTTGCGGAGAGGGAGGCGGGAAGGTCGCTGGACATCTTCGGCCTCGTCTCGATGAGCTGCCGCTCGCCGCTGATGGACTTGCACCTTGAAGACCTTGTAGACTACGCTGTGAAGCTCGACCTCGCGGGCGTTGTTGTCGGAGCGACAAAGCCCGAGATTGTGAAGAGGGTGAGGGAGCTTCTAGGCCAGAGAGGCGTCATCCTGTCGCCAGGGGTCGGCGTTCAGGGTGCTGAGCCGGGGTCAGCGGTCAGAGCTGGCGCCGACTTCGAGATTCTAGGCAGGTCTGTTGCCGCTAGCCCCAGCCCGAGGCAAGCTCTGGAGAAGATTGTGAAAGCGTACCCCCTGCCGAGGTGGTAGACGTGTCTGTGGAGGAGCTGCTGTGGAGGATCGGGGTAGTGCAGAGGGGTTTGTTCAGGCTCACCTCCGGGAGGATCAGCGAAGTGTACGTAGACCTGAGGAAGCTGCCTTCCCACCCCGCAGAGTTTAGGGCTATCGTCGGCGAGATGGCTAAGCTGGCTTCCGGCATCGGCGCTGACTACGTGTGCGGGATAGCGGTGGGCGGCTTACCGCTGGCTGCAGCTCTCGCCTACGAGCTGGGGAAGCCTCTCATCTACGTGAGGAAGGAGAGGAAGGAGCACGGCACGATGAAGCAGCTCGAAGGGGACTTCGAGAAGGGTGCTAAGGTTCTGCTGGTCGACGACGTTGCTACGACAGGCGGGACGCTGGCGGACACTTGCAGGATCCTGAGAGGTGAGGGGCTCCGCGTCGAGGACGCTCTCGTGGTTGTCGACCGGCAGGAGGGCGCTGAGGAGGCTTTGCAGGCTCTCGGCGTGAAGCTCCGCAGCCTGACGACGCTGAAGAAGCTTCTCGAGGTGGGCGGGAGGTGAAAGGGAGGGACGTGATCTCGATCTTAGACTTCGAGAGGCGCGAGCTAGAGCAGCTCTTCGAGCTCACCGACGAGATCCGCAGGAGCCCGCGCGCTTTCTCAGAGGAGCTGAAAGGCTACATAATGGCTACCGCTTTCTTCGAGCCCAGCACGAGAACAAGGCTGAGCTTCCAGACAGCGATGCTTAGGCTCGGCGGGTCTTACATAGACCTCGGCGAGCTCGAGAGGAGCTCTGTCGCGAAAGGCGAGAACTTCGCCGACACCATACGCATGCTAGACTCCTACGCTGACGTGATCGTCGTCAGGCACAGGCTTGAAGGCGCAGCTAGGTACGCGGGGGAGATCGCGGCAGCGCCTGTGATCAACGCTGGCGACGGGCGGAAGAACCACCCGACTCAAGCGATGCTCGACCTCTACGCGGTCAGGACTCTCCAGGGAGGTATCGACGGCCTAGTCTACGGCGTGCTGGGGGACCTCAGGTTCGGCAGAGCTGCGGCGAGCTTCATCCTAGCGCTATCGCTCTTCAAGCCTTCGAAGATCTACCTGGTGTCGCCCCCGCTCCTCAGGGCGAGGCCGGAGGTGCTCGAGGTGCTTAAAGCTAGAGGGGTTGACTTCGAGGAGGTTGACAGCCTCGAGAAGGTTGTAGGGGAGCTCGACGTGCTCTACGTGACCAGGGTCCAGAAGGAGCGCTTCCCGGACCCTGCGGAGTACGAGAAGGTTAAAGGAAGCTACCTCGTGAGCTCCAGCACGTTGAGGCAAGCTAAGGAGAACCTTATCGTGCTTCACCCTCTGCCCAGGGTCGACGAGCTCGGCTTCGACCTCGACTCGACTAGGCACGCAAAGTACTTCGAGCAGGCAGCCTTAGGGGTCCCCGTGAGGATGGCGCTGCTGAAGCTGGTTCTGAAGGGGTGATCGGGATGCACGCGGAGGAAAGCCTTCTCGTGAGGAAAATCCGCGAGGGCACGGTAATAGACCACATCCCAGCCGGCAGAGCGCTCGACGTGCTAAAGATCCTGGGGCTGACGGGCGAGGAGGGCTACACGATCGCGATCGTGATGAACGTTCCTAGCGGGAAGCTCGGGAAGAAGGACATCGTGAAGGTGGAGGGCAGGTTCCTCAGCCCTGAGGAAGTGAACGAGATCGCTCTGATCGCGCCTACAGCGACGATAAACATCGTGAGAGACTACGCGGTCACGCTGAAGAGGAGGGTGGAGGTCCCGGCCGTCATCGAGGGGCTGCTCCGCTGCCCCAACCCTAGCTGCATCACTAACTCGCCTCGGGAGCCGCTCAAGCCGAGGTTCGAGCTCTTGTCGAGGATGCCCCTGAGGTTCAGGTGCAGCTACTGCGGGGACGAGCTCTCGGAGAGAGATATCGCAAAGCAGCTAGCTGGTTAGCTATGCACAAGAGAGGGCGAGTGGTCGGCGCTAGCTTAGCGTGCGAGCAGGTGATGGAGCTCAAAGTAGAGGTCGATCTCCCTCAGCCGACACCCGGGCAGTTCGTGATGCTCTGGGTTCCCGGAGTGGGAGAAGTACCGATGAGCATCGCCGACTACGAGGAAGGCCTGCTAAGGCTTTTCATCACGAAGAGAGGGTTAGTCACCAGCTACATCCACGAGCGCGCGAAGCCCGGCTGGGAGGTCTTCGTCCGGGGGCCCTACGGGCGCGGCTTCACGATCCCAGCGGGTGGGCGGGTGCTGCTGGTAGGCGGAGGCACGGGCGCTGCCCCGCTCCACTTCCTCGCCAAGCTGGCTAGGGGTGCGGAGTGCGTTGCGGCGCTGGGCTTCAAGTCCTCAAAACACGTGCTGCTGCTGGAGGATATCGGGAAGTACTGCAGAGTTCACGTGGCGACCGACGACGGTAGCGCTGGCTTTGCAGGGCCTGTCCATAAGCTGGCCGAGAGCCTTCTGGCCTCGGAAAGCTTCTCGAAACTCTACACGTGCGGGCCTGAACCCATGATTGCAGAGCTGCTTCGGCTCGCGGAGGAGGCGGGTATCCCGCTGGAGGCTTCCCTGGAGAGGTACATGCGCTGCGCAGTAGGCGTGTGCGGCAGCTGCGTGCTAGACCCTCTCGGCCTCAGAGTCTGCAGGGACGGTCCCGTCTTCGACGGGGATACGCTGCGCGGGGTTTGGGACCTGGGTAGGTGGTGGAGGGGGGCTGACGGCAGCAAGGTTCCGCTCAAGGCCTAGGGGTGACCGGCTTGAGGAGAGTAGACCTACTGCTGGTGGGCAGGGCTTACGTTGATGGCTCGCTGGAGGAGGTCGCTGTCGCCGTCGATGGCGGGAGAGTGGTGGCGGTCACGCGGCCCCCTCTAGCACCTCTGGCTGAGAAGAAGCTGGAGCTCGGAGCGAGCGCTATCCTTCTCCCAGGCATGGTCGATATTCACGTGCACATGCGCGAGCCGGGCCTGGAGTACAAGGAGGACTGGAGGACTGGCAGCATGGCTGCCGCTAAGGGAGGGGTAACCTGCGTGTTCGACATGCCTAACAACAGCCCGCCCGCTAACACCTGCGAGAGGCTGAGGGAGAAGTTTTCCCGCGCTTCTGCGAAATCGCTGGTAGACTTCGGCTTCTACGCCGGCTTCAGCCCGAACCTGGAGGGGCTCGCCGGCTGCCCCGAGCTCTTCCTCGGCTTAAAGCTCTACCCCGAGGACCTCTTCCACGAGAAGTCGCCCGACGCCTTCGCGCTGGCAGCCAAGCTTGGGAAACCGGTGGTCGTGCACGCGGAGGACCCCAGCCGCTTCAAGCCTTCAGATATCCACTCCGAGGCGCGCCCTCCCGAAGCTGAGCTCTCCGCAGCTAGGCACGCGATCCTGCTGGCGGCGAGGACGGGAGCCTGGCTGCACCTCACTCACGTCAGCACGGGGGCTGTCCTCAGAGAGGCTCTCGCGGCGAGAGTTTCCCTGAGCGTCACCACCGACGTGACACCGCACCACATGCTGCTCAACGAGTCCCTGTACAGGGGGCGCGCCGCGGGTCTAGCTAAGGTGAACCCGCCGCTCCGCGGCGAGGAGGACAGGAGGGACGTCTACGAGGCTGCGCGGAAACTCGCTGTAGACGCTGTAGCGACGGATCACGCGCCGCATTCGCTTGACGAGAAAGTCTCACCGAGCCCTCCTCCCGGCTTCCCCGGCCTGGAGATCGCGCTTCACCTCCTCTTAAGGGAGATCCTGGAGGGGAGGTTCCCGCTGAGGGCTCTCGACCTCTACAGCAGGAGGCCGTCCGAGCTGTTCGGGGTGAGGAAGGGGGTTATCGCACCCGGCTTCGACGCGGACTTCGTAGTAGTCGAGAAGTCCGAGTGGGTTGTAAAAGGCAGCGACTTCGCTTCTAAGGCGAAGTACACGCCCTTCGAAGGCATCGTTCTGAGGACGAAAACCGCCATGACCTTTGTGAGAGGGCAGCTAGTCTACAGAAACGGCGAGTTCCACGAGGGTGCCTGGGGCAGTCTCGTCAGGCCCGGGCTGGGAAGGGGGTGGCAGCTTGACTAGCCTGGAGGTTAGCCTCGCCGGGCTCAAGCTGCGCAACCCTACAGTGCTCGCCTCGGGCATCTTAGGCGTCAGCCTAGGCTCTGCGAGGCGCGTGGAGAGCGCGGGCGCAGGGGCTTTCACCACGAAAACCATCACGAAGGAGCCGAGGAGAGGCTACTTCAACCCGACTTTCGTCGCCACAGAGCACGGCTACCTCAACGCTGTGGGGCTGGCGAACCCGGGTATCGAGCACTTCTGCAGCGAGCTCCGCGAGATCGTGAAGAGCTTAAGCATCCCAGTGCTGCTTAGCGCAGGCGGCTGGTCAGGAGAAGAGCTCGTCGAGGTTGCTAAGCGCGGGCTAGAGTGCGGTGCTCACGCCGTAGAGCTTAACGTGTCCTGCCCCCACGTGAAAGGCATGGGAGTAGAGCTCGGCCACAACGTGGAAGAGGTAGTGGAGGCTGTGCGCCAGATCAGGAGCGCTGGAGGCCGCGTCTTCGTGAAGCTCTCAGTGCACCACAACTACCTCAAGCTCGCCGAAGCGGTCGTCGACGCCGGGGCGAGCGGGCTCACCGCGATCAACACGGTTAGAGGGATGGCGATCGACATATACGCTCGGAAGCCGGTGCTCTCCAACGTCTACGGGGGTTACAGCGGCCCCGCGATAAGGCCCATCGCCGTCAGAGTAGTGTACGAGCTCTACGAGCACTTCCCAGAAACCCCGATAATCGGCGTCGGCGGCGTGGACAGCTGGGAGGGAGCGGTCGAGATGCTCCTCGCAGGGGCTACAGCGGTCGGCGTAGGGTCTGCTATCGCCCTTAAGGACCTCGAGATCTTCCGGGAGATCGCGGAAGGGCTGAGAAAGTACCTTGAAAGCGAAGGCTTCAGCTCGGTGAAGGAGCTCGTAGGGCTAGCGCACCGACGCTAACTCTTTAACGCTCACCCGCGCTCTAACCCGGGATGAAGAGACTACGGGGGCCTGAGTAGTGAAGAAACGTCCCGAACACTGACCGCCCTCGAGCGAGTGGAGGAAGATTCCCGCGAGTACCCCGCTAGGTGGGCGCTCGCCCCCGCTTCGAACATCTTTTGATGGGGCGCGGCGTTATCTTTCTCTGAAAAGTTCTCTTATAGATCTCAAGCCCGCAAGCAAGAGGACGTAGGAGGTTGCGTAGAGGAGGTCCGCTGGGAGGAATTCAAATGTTCCGGCAGCGTAGTAGAGGAGGTCGGCGAAGCAGAACGCGATGAAAGCTAGGGCAATTAGCGAGAGCGCGGAGCCCATAACACCCGGCCTGAAAGTCATGGCCGCGTACAGGGAGGTGAAGAGGAGCGCTGCATCCAGGAAAATGTAAAGCAAGGTGAGCAGCCTTCCGGTCGGAGAACCTCCTTTAAGCAGCGTGCTAGCGACCGCTGCAGCGGCTAGGGAAGCTGCCGCTGCGGTGATCACGACGGCCGGTGCTAGGATCTTGAGGGTTTTAATCTCTTTTAGCTGCGAAGCGAAAGGCTTAGCTAGATACCACAGTCCCACCATGAGTAAAGGGTACCCTGCAGTCCATAGACCGTAGGCAACGGATTCTACCTGAGGCCCGCCGTAAAACGCGTAGAGTGCAGCCCAAGAGATCTCGGAGAATGTCCACACAGCTAATCCGGCGGTTACGAAGAGCCAGGGGCGCAGCACGTGAGGTGGGTCTCCGGCGCAGCTCTTCAGCAGCAAGAGGCCTTCCCGCAGAACGAGCACCGCTACAGCGGCGCTGAATAAGTTGAAGTAGAGGTTTACGTGGAACGAGCGGGAACCTTGCCCTGCGAAAAGCAGCGCGATGACCGGCACTAGGAGAATTGTTAGCGCTGAAACAAGTAGTCTTAGGGAGGATTCGATCATCCGTTTAGACGGCATGAACCCTTACTCTCATATTCTCAATATGGCTATTTATATTGATTTATTGCCAGGCCTTTCCTAGACTTTTAGCTTAGTGATGCTTTTCCCGTCCGCTTTCCCGCAATATTTCCAGATTCACCCGCAACCCCAGGGTTACTAAGACGTAGGAGGCTGCGTATAGAAGATCTGCGGGCACGAACACGGGCGTACCAGCAGCGAAGTAGAGGAGGTCGGCTACGCTGAAGTGAATCAACCCTAAGGCCACGAGCCAGTATGCGAAGCCTAAAGCCCCTCCCCGGAATGCGCGAACCGTAGACGCTGACATGACGAGGAGCACAGCATCTAGGACCGTGTAGGAGGAGTCGACGAGTTGAGCGAGCGAGAGCTGTCCATCCGCCCCTGCCTTAACGTACACTACAGCGGTGGCGGTTACAGCGAGAGCGATGGAGAAAATTATCAGCAAGGACGCGCTCCCGGTGCTTACTCCGAGCCGTTCAAGCTGAGAAGAAAAAGGTCTAGACAGAGTCCACAGCCAGAGGAAGAGTAGCGGGTAGCCGGCAAGCCACAGGGCATCGCAGACAGAGAGGGCGAGCGCCTCCCCGTAGAGGATGATAAAACCCGTGTAAACAGTTTCGGCAAGCGCCCATAGCGCAACACCGGTTACCAGGAAGAGGAGCGGCTGCGTGACTTGCCTCGGGCTGCCTGCGTACGCGCGTAGGAGAGCTAGCCCGCTGAGAAGAGCGGCGAAAGAAGCCGCAGCAGTATAAACGTTGACGTACACAGCGTACAGGTCACGGTTCACGAAGAGGAGCAGGGCTGCCGGCAGCAGCAGGGCCGCCAAGAGTATGGCGAGGTTTCTGGCTGCGAAACCCCTCAAATCTCTCAAAGGCATGCGGGATGCCCGCCAGCCCAGCTACTATGTCTAACCTCTTTCGCTGCTCTAACGTCAAGCAAGCAAATATAAAGAGGCTTCGAGAAGTGTCCAGCGTGGAGCCTAGAACTTTTGTCGAGAAAGTGACGCCTGACCTCTTCCTGCTTCGAGTAGACGATACGAGGATCAAGTTCTTCGAAGGCATGTGGGAGATTCCCGAAGGGATCACGTACAACGCGTACCTGCTCGCCACCGGCGAGGGCGCCGTGCTCTTCGATGGCTGGAAGCGCGAGTACGCGGAGCTTCTCCTAAGCTCGCTCGAGAGCATCGTGGATATCCGAAGCGTCAAGTTCGCTGTCGTGCACCACGCGGAGCCTGACCACTCGGGCTCTGCTCCCGTTCTGGCGGAGAAAGCTCCTCACGCCGTCTTCCTCGGGCACCCGATAGCGGGCAGGATCCTGAAGTCGCACTACCGTGTGGAGAGGTTCAGGCCCGTGAAGGATGGCGAGGCTCTCCAGCTGGGCGGGCGCACGCTGCGCTTCATCTACGCGCCGTGGCTGCACTGGCCTGACACGATCTTCACCTTCGTAGAGGAGGAGGGCGTCCTCCTATCCTGCGATGTTTTCGGCGGCTACTCCACTCCATCCCTCTTCGACGACGAGGCTGACTTAGAGGCGCTGGCGCGCGCCTTAAGGAAGTATGCTGTCACGGTTGTCGGCCACTACAGCGAGTGGATAGCGAAGGGCTTGGAGAAGCTGAAAACCGCAGGCATCAACCCCAAGATTATCGCGCCGGCGCATGGTCCCGTGTACCGTAGCAACCCGCACTGGGCCATCGAGAGGTGGGCTGAGATCTCCTCCGGTGCGGCTAAGCGGGGTAAAACCGCCCTCGTCTACGTCTCCATGTACGGCAACGTCGACAGGCTTTTCCACGCGCTCGAGGAGCGCTTGAGGGGGAGGGGCCTAGAGGTCGCTGTTCACGCGTTCACCGACAAGCAGCGTTCTCTCGCGAGCGAGGTTCTCACCGACGTATCCGACGCAGAGCTGCTGATTCTCGGCGTGCCCGTGTACGAGGCGAGCGTACACCCCCTGATGATCCACCTGGCGAGGCTCATCGGCGAGAAGCTACCCTCCCGCAAGCAGATCCCGATCCTTCTTCTCTCGAGCTACGGCTGGGGCCCCGCGAGCCGCAAGCTAGCCGAGATCCTCCAGAGCTACGGCTTCACCAACCTGCACATCATCGACTTCGAGGGCTCTGCAGGCGCAGAGCTACTCGCTAAAGTCGACTCCCTGCTCTCCGAAGCCCACGCAAAGCTAGCAGGGGGAGGAGCCTAGCCTCCCCTCTCTTCCCTCGTGCAGCTCCAGAGCCAGCCCTGCAGCCCAGCAAGCTCTAGATGCTGGCTGCTTTCACCCTGCCGACCAGCTCGACGAGAGCTTCCACAGCAATCTTGAAGACTTCAGCGCCCTTCTCCCGCGTGGAAGTCTTCGAGACGCCGAAAACCCCGCTCCGAGTCCTATCGTGGGTGTACTCCGGGTAGAACGCCAGCCCGTCGGTCGGCAGCTCCGCAGGCTTCTCGTCCACAGCCCTGCTCATGTTCACGTGCTCTCCGTGAAGGTACAGGTTTAGCGAAGTCTCCACAGCTGCCGCGTGGCCGAGCTCCTCCCTGCTGAAGAGCTTCCCGAGCTCGGGAAGAGTCCACCACTGGAAAACCACCACGAGCAACCCCTCGCTTCTCAGCTCTCTAGCGAGAGACAGCAGCGCGGAGAGGTTTCCACCGTGCCCGTTCACCACGATAATCTTCCTCGCACCGTGCTTCTTCAGCGAGAGCACGATATCCCGGACGTACTCCTTCAGCACATCCTCACGAACCCAAACGGTTCCCGGGAAGGCTGAGTGGTGCGCGCTCACCCCGAAGGGCACAGGAGGCAGCACGAGCGTCCCCGTTCTCCGTCCCGCCTCCTCGGCGAGGGCATAAGCCACCAGGTAGTCGGTTCCCAGGGGGTTGTGAGGCCCGTGCTGCTCCACAGAGCCTACGGGAAGGAGGACCGTGTCGTTCGAGGAGAAGTAATCTGCCGCGTCCTTCCAGCTCATAAGGGAAAGCCTAAGCTCTCTCACAACGTCCCCAGGAGAGAATCTGCTTTAAGCTTTCGCCAGGCCAGCAGTCAGCTTCGATGCATACTACTCTATCGTCACTTCAAAGCTGTCATGAGTGTAGCCGAGCCCCCAGCAGTGATTTTCTCGCACAGTTACTCTCCGTCCGGTTAGCCTGTGGAGCGAGCCGGCGATCAAACCCCTCTCGAAGTGGCAGACCGCTCTACCGATGTTGGGAATGCCCGAGCTCGAGATTGACTCGTAGACGAGTATGCGGGCATGCTTCTCCCCGGCTTCTAGAACGTCGAGAATACCGATACGCTGGTTAAGAGTGAAGTTTGCTAATTCTTCGATGCTGCTGACGAGACCTCTCTCCACAGCTTTCTCACCTATCTCGCGCCCAGCGCTGTAGAGAACTATTGCTAGAGCTTTCTCGCCGAGCTCCGGCGGCTGAGACCACCTCAAAAGCCTAAACGTCATCACGTACACTGCATCCTCCGGGTTCAAGCTCTGAAACGTAGGTCGCTCCGCGGCTAAGAGGTCGGTTAGCGTGAAGCTCTCAACTCGGGGGCTCAACTCGGCCTCTCCTCTCTCTTCTCTGAGAGCCTGCTCGCGGTACTGGCGGATAACATTGCTCAAATCCTCGAGCTCCACGGCCGAACCCCCAGGCTTTTCCTTTTCTTCAAATCGCCGGTTTAAATTACTCGCGTATGATTTCGCTCTTCAAAGCACGAGCGAGCCGAACAACTTCTAGAAGTGCACGCGCGTGGAGCCTGTTCTCGGGCGTCGCAGGGCTTTCGAATACGCGGCTGAAAACGTTCTCGATAGCGGCGTAAATCTTCTCATCGAAGGGGATGAGCCCCCTAGCCTGTACGAGCAAATCGTAAAGGCGCCACGCGTTGGTTGAAGGAACGCGCAGCAGAGCGTCTCGGAAAACACCTTGCGCAAAGAACGTGAGTGGGACTACGTGCGTCCACCGTCCATAGGCCTCTTCAACCGCTCTCGCGCAGTCCTCCCACCTCTCATGCTGAGAGCACTGCTCAACCCAGTCGCGTAGCACGCGCACAGACCAGCGTACTGCCATCTCTTCATTCTAATTCCCGTATCCTCGTAAAAAAGAATAGCGGGTGCCGCCTCGAAGATGTGATCCGCGTGAGCCGGAGAGGAGGCTACGTGCGTTTGAACATGAACGAGTCACCTTACCCTCCCCCACCGCTAGCTGTCAAGATGGCGAAGAGGTACGCTGGCCACATGAACCTCTACGAGGTCGAGCACCTGCGGGAAGAGCTTCTCGAAGAGCTGAGCCGCTACGCTGGCGTCAGCCGGCGCAGCATCGACTTGTTCGCAGGCAGCTCGGAAGCAATCTCCATCATGCTGTCCCTAGCCAGGGCGAGCGGCGTCGACGTAGTGCTGCCGCACCCAACCTTCTTCGTCGTCTACGAGCTGGCCCGCGCGCACGGCGTGAGGCTGGTTCCCGTCCAGCTTAGCGGAGAAGACTTCGAGCTGCGAGCCGAGGAGCTCGCCCGGAGAGCAGGGGGAAGGCTGGTCTACCTCGCGAACCCGAACAACCCGACGGGTAATCTTCTCGTCGAGGATGCTGCGCTTGTAGCGAGGCTCGCCGCCAGAGCTAAGTACCTGTTCCTCGACGAAGCGTACTATGAGTTCTCCGGCACCACCTTCTGCAGCGACGCGGTCGAGCTAGGTAACGTCGCCGTGCTGAGAAGCCTTTCGAAAGCGTTCAGCCTCGCGGGGGCTAGAGT
This region of Thermofilum sp. genomic DNA includes:
- a CDS encoding histidinol-phosphate transaminase — translated: MSRRGGYVRLNMNESPYPPPPLAVKMAKRYAGHMNLYEVEHLREELLEELSRYAGVSRRSIDLFAGSSEAISIMLSLARASGVDVVLPHPTFFVVYELARAHGVRLVPVQLSGEDFELRAEELARRAGGRLVYLANPNNPTGNLLVEDAALVARLAARAKYLFLDEAYYEFSGTTFCSDAVELGNVAVLRSLSKAFSLAGARVGYVVASPEMLRALNSFRIGFEVPVISQAAALGALRSRGYASRVVEEVSKTREWFREKLLELGIPTPESRTNFVLAKLPTSCVKVQRRLRRMGFLVMCFDGVPELRRFRQYMRITVGRRDQMEAFLEAFRRALGKEI